In Phyllopteryx taeniolatus isolate TA_2022b chromosome 22, UOR_Ptae_1.2, whole genome shotgun sequence, one DNA window encodes the following:
- the LOC133472009 gene encoding basic helix-loop-helix ARNT-like protein 1 isoform X6, giving the protein MDVLVHQGLDFQMDEDLNRSEDEQQAKIKCFRQPHRQIEKRRRDKMNNLIDELAAMIPTCQPMTRKLDKLTVLRKAVQHLKALKAGSGSADAARKPSILPHDDLRHLLLRVADGFLLVVSCDRAKILFISESVSKILSFSRVELTGQSLFDLIHPKDISKVKEQLSSSELNNHQRLIDAATGVPVQADTPVTTSHLSTGARRSFFCRMKHSRVEGKHKDKRTLPTASIKKDSRRYCTLHCTGYMRSWPRSDLDSEADAEKDASGLTCLVTMCRVQAHASHQPPKDVKIKPTEFVTRCAIDGKFTFVEQQATTVIGYLPQEILGTSCYEYFHQDDLQHLVEKHRQVLRSKEKLETKCYKFKTKSGPYVSLQSQWFSFTNPWTKEAEFIVSSNRVVSRGPSHTKDDEAAGSSRGPQEESKQIHIIPGLTSGVGKMMYAGSLGSQIANELIDSYRANSSPSSSMSSPFGAAQSVLESPQAGRSLSRREDEAGSLSESKAEAVPSVSESTGEPSQQDLDSMLVPGLSSFSSDEVAMAVIMSLLETDVNMGQSEDFDDLHWPF; this is encoded by the exons ATGGACGTCCTTGTGCA CCAGGGTCTTGACTTCCAAATGGATGAGGACCTCAACAG aTCAGAAGATGAGCAGCAAGCCAAAATTAAATGCTTCAG GCAGCCTCACCGCCAGATTGAGAAGCGGCGGCGAGACAAAATGAACAACCTCATCGATGAGTTGGCCGCCATGATCCCCACCTGTCAGCCTATGACCCGGAAACTGGACAAACTCACTGTGCTCCGAAAAGCCGTGCAGCACCTAAAGGCCCTTAAAG CCGGTTCTGGCAGCGCTGACGCCGCCCGCAAGCCCTCCATCCTGCCTCATGATGACCTCAGACACCTTTTGCTCAGG GTTGCTGACGGCTTCCTGTTAGTTGTGAGTTGTGACCGAGCAAAAATTTTGTTTATCTCCGAGTCTGTCTCCAAGATCCTCAGCTTTAGCAGG GTGGAGCTGACAGGCCAAAGTCTGTTCGACCTCATCCACCCCAAAGACATCAGCAAGGTGAAGGAGCAGCTGTCGTCGTCAGAGTTGAACAACCACCAACGCCTCATCGATGCTGCCA CGGGCGTCCCTGTTCAAGCGGACACCCCCGTCACAACGTCGCACTTGTCCACTGGAGCCAGACGCTCCTTCTTCTGCCGCATGAAGCACAGTCGAGTGGAGGGAAAGCACAAGGACAAGCGCACGCTGCCCACTGCTTCCATTAAGAAAG ACTCAAGAAGATACTGTACCCTCCACTGCACCGGATACATGCGCAGCTGGCCCAGGAGCGACCTGGACTCGGAGGCCGACGCCGAGAAGGACGCGTCGGGCCTCACCTGCCTGGTGACCATGTGTCGCGTGCAGGCCCACGCGTCTCACCAGCCCCCCAAAGATGTCAAAATCAAGCCCACCGAGTTTGTGACTCGCTGTGCCATCGACGGCAAGTTCACTTTTGTAGAGCAACA agCGACGACGGTCATCGGTTACCTCCCGCAAGAAATTTTGGGCACGTCTTGTTACGAGTACTTCCACCAGGATGACCTGCAGCACCTGGTGGAAAAACACAGGCAAG ttcTGCGCAGCAAAGAGAAGCTGGAGACAAAGTGTTACAAGTTCAAAACAAAATCTGGTCCCTACGTTTCACTCCAAAGTCAGTGGTTTAGTTTCACAAACCCGTGGACCAAAGAAGCTGAGTTTATCGTGTCGTCAAACCGGGTCGTCTC CAGGGGGCCCAGTCATACAAAAGACGATGAAGCTGCAGGCAGCTCGAGAGGTCCTCAGG AggaatcaaaacaaatacacattatTCCAGGCCTCACAAGTGGTGTGGGCAAAATGATGTACGCAGGCAGCCTCGGGAGCCAAATTGCAAATGAACTCATCGATTCCTACAG GGCAAACTCGTCTCCGTCAAGCAGTATGTCCAGCCCGTTtggagcagcccagagtgtaCTAGAATCCCCGCAAGCCGGCAGAAGT CTGTCTAGACGAGAGGATGAAGCGGGAAGTTTATCAGAGTCGAAGGCGGAGGCGGTCCCCAGCGTTTCGGAAAGTACAG GCGAGCCGTCCCAGCAGGACTTGGACAGCATGCTGGTGCCGGGCCTGAGCAGCTTTAGCAGCGACGAGGTGGCCATGGCGGTCATCATGAGCTTACTGGAGACGGACGTCAACATGGGTCAGTCGGAGGACTTTGACGACTTACACTGGCCCTTCTGA
- the LOC133472009 gene encoding basic helix-loop-helix ARNT-like protein 2 isoform X4: MSDGASGGTAERLAGGNAAEEGPSQAGVLLPAAELPKKRKGDVEDTMDVLVHQGLDFQMDEDLNRSEDEQQAKIKCFRQPHRQIEKRRRDKMNNLIDELAAMIPTCQPMTRKLDKLTVLRKAVQHLKALKAGSGSADAARKPSILPHDDLRHLLLRVADGFLLVVELTGQSLFDLIHPKDISKVKEQLSSSELNNHQRLIDAATGVPVQADTPVTTSHLSTGARRSFFCRMKHSRVEGKHKDKRTLPTASIKKDSRRYCTLHCTGYMRSWPRSDLDSEADAEKDASGLTCLVTMCRVQAHASHQPPKDVKIKPTEFVTRCAIDGKFTFVEQQATTVIGYLPQEILGTSCYEYFHQDDLQHLVEKHRQVLRSKEKLETKCYKFKTKSGPYVSLQSQWFSFTNPWTKEAEFIVSSNRVVSRGPSHTKDDEAAGSSRGPQEESKQIHIIPGLTSGVGKMMYAGSLGSQIANELIDSYRANSSPSSSMSSPFGAAQSVLESPQAGRSLSRREDEAGSLSESKAEAVPSVSESTGEPSQQDLDSMLVPGLSSFSSDEVAMAVIMSLLETDVNMGQSEDFDDLHWPF; this comes from the exons ATGTCGGACGGAGCCTCCGGGGGGACCGCGGAGCGCCTGGCAG GTGGCAACGCGGCGGAGGAAGGGCCGAGCCAAGCGGGCGTTTTGCTGCCTGCCGCCGAGCTGCCAAAGAAGCGCAAGGGTGATGTGGAGGACACGATGGACGTCCTTGTGCA CCAGGGTCTTGACTTCCAAATGGATGAGGACCTCAACAG aTCAGAAGATGAGCAGCAAGCCAAAATTAAATGCTTCAG GCAGCCTCACCGCCAGATTGAGAAGCGGCGGCGAGACAAAATGAACAACCTCATCGATGAGTTGGCCGCCATGATCCCCACCTGTCAGCCTATGACCCGGAAACTGGACAAACTCACTGTGCTCCGAAAAGCCGTGCAGCACCTAAAGGCCCTTAAAG CCGGTTCTGGCAGCGCTGACGCCGCCCGCAAGCCCTCCATCCTGCCTCATGATGACCTCAGACACCTTTTGCTCAGG GTTGCTGACGGCTTCCTGTTAGTT GTGGAGCTGACAGGCCAAAGTCTGTTCGACCTCATCCACCCCAAAGACATCAGCAAGGTGAAGGAGCAGCTGTCGTCGTCAGAGTTGAACAACCACCAACGCCTCATCGATGCTGCCA CGGGCGTCCCTGTTCAAGCGGACACCCCCGTCACAACGTCGCACTTGTCCACTGGAGCCAGACGCTCCTTCTTCTGCCGCATGAAGCACAGTCGAGTGGAGGGAAAGCACAAGGACAAGCGCACGCTGCCCACTGCTTCCATTAAGAAAG ACTCAAGAAGATACTGTACCCTCCACTGCACCGGATACATGCGCAGCTGGCCCAGGAGCGACCTGGACTCGGAGGCCGACGCCGAGAAGGACGCGTCGGGCCTCACCTGCCTGGTGACCATGTGTCGCGTGCAGGCCCACGCGTCTCACCAGCCCCCCAAAGATGTCAAAATCAAGCCCACCGAGTTTGTGACTCGCTGTGCCATCGACGGCAAGTTCACTTTTGTAGAGCAACA agCGACGACGGTCATCGGTTACCTCCCGCAAGAAATTTTGGGCACGTCTTGTTACGAGTACTTCCACCAGGATGACCTGCAGCACCTGGTGGAAAAACACAGGCAAG ttcTGCGCAGCAAAGAGAAGCTGGAGACAAAGTGTTACAAGTTCAAAACAAAATCTGGTCCCTACGTTTCACTCCAAAGTCAGTGGTTTAGTTTCACAAACCCGTGGACCAAAGAAGCTGAGTTTATCGTGTCGTCAAACCGGGTCGTCTC CAGGGGGCCCAGTCATACAAAAGACGATGAAGCTGCAGGCAGCTCGAGAGGTCCTCAGG AggaatcaaaacaaatacacattatTCCAGGCCTCACAAGTGGTGTGGGCAAAATGATGTACGCAGGCAGCCTCGGGAGCCAAATTGCAAATGAACTCATCGATTCCTACAG GGCAAACTCGTCTCCGTCAAGCAGTATGTCCAGCCCGTTtggagcagcccagagtgtaCTAGAATCCCCGCAAGCCGGCAGAAGT CTGTCTAGACGAGAGGATGAAGCGGGAAGTTTATCAGAGTCGAAGGCGGAGGCGGTCCCCAGCGTTTCGGAAAGTACAG GCGAGCCGTCCCAGCAGGACTTGGACAGCATGCTGGTGCCGGGCCTGAGCAGCTTTAGCAGCGACGAGGTGGCCATGGCGGTCATCATGAGCTTACTGGAGACGGACGTCAACATGGGTCAGTCGGAGGACTTTGACGACTTACACTGGCCCTTCTGA
- the LOC133472009 gene encoding basic helix-loop-helix ARNT-like protein 2 isoform X3: MSDGASGGTAERLAGGNAAEEGPSQAGVLLPAAELPKKRKGDVEDTMDVLVHQGLDFQMDEDLNRSEDEQQAKIKCFRQPHRQIEKRRRDKMNNLIDELAAMIPTCQPMTRKLDKLTVLRKAVQHLKALKAGSGSADAARKPSILPHDDLRHLLLRVADGFLLVVSCDRAKILFISESVSKILSFSRVELTGQSLFDLIHPKDISKVKEQLSSSELNNHQRLIDAATGVPVQADTPVTTSHLSTGARRSFFCRMKHSRVEGKHKDKRTLPTASIKKDSRRYCTLHCTGYMRSWPRSDLDSEADAEKDASGLTCLVTMCRVQAHASHQPPKDVKIKPTEFVTRCAIDERRRSSVTSRKKFWARLVTSTSTRMTCSTWWKNTVLRSKEKLETKCYKFKTKSGPYVSLQSQWFSFTNPWTKEAEFIVSSNRVVSRGPSHTKDDEAAGSSRGPQEESKQIHIIPGLTSGVGKMMYAGSLGSQIANELIDSYRANSSPSSSMSSPFGAAQSVLESPQAGRSLSRREDEAGSLSESKAEAVPSVSESTGEPSQQDLDSMLVPGLSSFSSDEVAMAVIMSLLETDVNMGQSEDFDDLHWPF; this comes from the exons ATGTCGGACGGAGCCTCCGGGGGGACCGCGGAGCGCCTGGCAG GTGGCAACGCGGCGGAGGAAGGGCCGAGCCAAGCGGGCGTTTTGCTGCCTGCCGCCGAGCTGCCAAAGAAGCGCAAGGGTGATGTGGAGGACACGATGGACGTCCTTGTGCA CCAGGGTCTTGACTTCCAAATGGATGAGGACCTCAACAG aTCAGAAGATGAGCAGCAAGCCAAAATTAAATGCTTCAG GCAGCCTCACCGCCAGATTGAGAAGCGGCGGCGAGACAAAATGAACAACCTCATCGATGAGTTGGCCGCCATGATCCCCACCTGTCAGCCTATGACCCGGAAACTGGACAAACTCACTGTGCTCCGAAAAGCCGTGCAGCACCTAAAGGCCCTTAAAG CCGGTTCTGGCAGCGCTGACGCCGCCCGCAAGCCCTCCATCCTGCCTCATGATGACCTCAGACACCTTTTGCTCAGG GTTGCTGACGGCTTCCTGTTAGTTGTGAGTTGTGACCGAGCAAAAATTTTGTTTATCTCCGAGTCTGTCTCCAAGATCCTCAGCTTTAGCAGG GTGGAGCTGACAGGCCAAAGTCTGTTCGACCTCATCCACCCCAAAGACATCAGCAAGGTGAAGGAGCAGCTGTCGTCGTCAGAGTTGAACAACCACCAACGCCTCATCGATGCTGCCA CGGGCGTCCCTGTTCAAGCGGACACCCCCGTCACAACGTCGCACTTGTCCACTGGAGCCAGACGCTCCTTCTTCTGCCGCATGAAGCACAGTCGAGTGGAGGGAAAGCACAAGGACAAGCGCACGCTGCCCACTGCTTCCATTAAGAAAG ACTCAAGAAGATACTGTACCCTCCACTGCACCGGATACATGCGCAGCTGGCCCAGGAGCGACCTGGACTCGGAGGCCGACGCCGAGAAGGACGCGTCGGGCCTCACCTGCCTGGTGACCATGTGTCGCGTGCAGGCCCACGCGTCTCACCAGCCCCCCAAAGATGTCAAAATCAAGCCCACCGAGTTTGTGACTCGCTGTGCCATCGACG agCGACGACGGTCATCGGTTACCTCCCGCAAGAAATTTTGGGCACGTCTTGTTACGAGTACTTCCACCAGGATGACCTGCAGCACCTGGTGGAAAAACACAG ttcTGCGCAGCAAAGAGAAGCTGGAGACAAAGTGTTACAAGTTCAAAACAAAATCTGGTCCCTACGTTTCACTCCAAAGTCAGTGGTTTAGTTTCACAAACCCGTGGACCAAAGAAGCTGAGTTTATCGTGTCGTCAAACCGGGTCGTCTC CAGGGGGCCCAGTCATACAAAAGACGATGAAGCTGCAGGCAGCTCGAGAGGTCCTCAGG AggaatcaaaacaaatacacattatTCCAGGCCTCACAAGTGGTGTGGGCAAAATGATGTACGCAGGCAGCCTCGGGAGCCAAATTGCAAATGAACTCATCGATTCCTACAG GGCAAACTCGTCTCCGTCAAGCAGTATGTCCAGCCCGTTtggagcagcccagagtgtaCTAGAATCCCCGCAAGCCGGCAGAAGT CTGTCTAGACGAGAGGATGAAGCGGGAAGTTTATCAGAGTCGAAGGCGGAGGCGGTCCCCAGCGTTTCGGAAAGTACAG GCGAGCCGTCCCAGCAGGACTTGGACAGCATGCTGGTGCCGGGCCTGAGCAGCTTTAGCAGCGACGAGGTGGCCATGGCGGTCATCATGAGCTTACTGGAGACGGACGTCAACATGGGTCAGTCGGAGGACTTTGACGACTTACACTGGCCCTTCTGA
- the LOC133472009 gene encoding basic helix-loop-helix ARNT-like protein 2 isoform X1 → MSDGASGGTAERLAGGNAAEEGPSQAGVLLPAAELPKKRKGDVEDTMDVLVHQGLDFQMDEDLNRSEDEQQAKIKCFRQPHRQIEKRRRDKMNNLIDELAAMIPTCQPMTRKLDKLTVLRKAVQHLKALKAGSGSADAARKPSILPHDDLRHLLLRVADGFLLVVSCDRAKILFISESVSKILSFSRVELTGQSLFDLIHPKDISKVKEQLSSSELNNHQRLIDAATGVPVQADTPVTTSHLSTGARRSFFCRMKHSRVEGKHKDKRTLPTASIKKDSRRYCTLHCTGYMRSWPRSDLDSEADAEKDASGLTCLVTMCRVQAHASHQPPKDVKIKPTEFVTRCAIDGKFTFVEQQATTVIGYLPQEILGTSCYEYFHQDDLQHLVEKHRQVLRSKEKLETKCYKFKTKSGPYVSLQSQWFSFTNPWTKEAEFIVSSNRVVSRGPSHTKDDEAAGSSRGPQEESKQIHIIPGLTSGVGKMMYAGSLGSQIANELIDSYRANSSPSSSMSSPFGAAQSVLESPQAGRSLSRREDEAGSLSESKAEAVPSVSESTGEPSQQDLDSMLVPGLSSFSSDEVAMAVIMSLLETDVNMGQSEDFDDLHWPF, encoded by the exons ATGTCGGACGGAGCCTCCGGGGGGACCGCGGAGCGCCTGGCAG GTGGCAACGCGGCGGAGGAAGGGCCGAGCCAAGCGGGCGTTTTGCTGCCTGCCGCCGAGCTGCCAAAGAAGCGCAAGGGTGATGTGGAGGACACGATGGACGTCCTTGTGCA CCAGGGTCTTGACTTCCAAATGGATGAGGACCTCAACAG aTCAGAAGATGAGCAGCAAGCCAAAATTAAATGCTTCAG GCAGCCTCACCGCCAGATTGAGAAGCGGCGGCGAGACAAAATGAACAACCTCATCGATGAGTTGGCCGCCATGATCCCCACCTGTCAGCCTATGACCCGGAAACTGGACAAACTCACTGTGCTCCGAAAAGCCGTGCAGCACCTAAAGGCCCTTAAAG CCGGTTCTGGCAGCGCTGACGCCGCCCGCAAGCCCTCCATCCTGCCTCATGATGACCTCAGACACCTTTTGCTCAGG GTTGCTGACGGCTTCCTGTTAGTTGTGAGTTGTGACCGAGCAAAAATTTTGTTTATCTCCGAGTCTGTCTCCAAGATCCTCAGCTTTAGCAGG GTGGAGCTGACAGGCCAAAGTCTGTTCGACCTCATCCACCCCAAAGACATCAGCAAGGTGAAGGAGCAGCTGTCGTCGTCAGAGTTGAACAACCACCAACGCCTCATCGATGCTGCCA CGGGCGTCCCTGTTCAAGCGGACACCCCCGTCACAACGTCGCACTTGTCCACTGGAGCCAGACGCTCCTTCTTCTGCCGCATGAAGCACAGTCGAGTGGAGGGAAAGCACAAGGACAAGCGCACGCTGCCCACTGCTTCCATTAAGAAAG ACTCAAGAAGATACTGTACCCTCCACTGCACCGGATACATGCGCAGCTGGCCCAGGAGCGACCTGGACTCGGAGGCCGACGCCGAGAAGGACGCGTCGGGCCTCACCTGCCTGGTGACCATGTGTCGCGTGCAGGCCCACGCGTCTCACCAGCCCCCCAAAGATGTCAAAATCAAGCCCACCGAGTTTGTGACTCGCTGTGCCATCGACGGCAAGTTCACTTTTGTAGAGCAACA agCGACGACGGTCATCGGTTACCTCCCGCAAGAAATTTTGGGCACGTCTTGTTACGAGTACTTCCACCAGGATGACCTGCAGCACCTGGTGGAAAAACACAGGCAAG ttcTGCGCAGCAAAGAGAAGCTGGAGACAAAGTGTTACAAGTTCAAAACAAAATCTGGTCCCTACGTTTCACTCCAAAGTCAGTGGTTTAGTTTCACAAACCCGTGGACCAAAGAAGCTGAGTTTATCGTGTCGTCAAACCGGGTCGTCTC CAGGGGGCCCAGTCATACAAAAGACGATGAAGCTGCAGGCAGCTCGAGAGGTCCTCAGG AggaatcaaaacaaatacacattatTCCAGGCCTCACAAGTGGTGTGGGCAAAATGATGTACGCAGGCAGCCTCGGGAGCCAAATTGCAAATGAACTCATCGATTCCTACAG GGCAAACTCGTCTCCGTCAAGCAGTATGTCCAGCCCGTTtggagcagcccagagtgtaCTAGAATCCCCGCAAGCCGGCAGAAGT CTGTCTAGACGAGAGGATGAAGCGGGAAGTTTATCAGAGTCGAAGGCGGAGGCGGTCCCCAGCGTTTCGGAAAGTACAG GCGAGCCGTCCCAGCAGGACTTGGACAGCATGCTGGTGCCGGGCCTGAGCAGCTTTAGCAGCGACGAGGTGGCCATGGCGGTCATCATGAGCTTACTGGAGACGGACGTCAACATGGGTCAGTCGGAGGACTTTGACGACTTACACTGGCCCTTCTGA
- the LOC133472009 gene encoding basic helix-loop-helix ARNT-like protein 2 isoform X2, translating to MSDGASGGTAERLAGGNAAEEGPSQAGVLLPAAELPKKRKGDVEDTMDVLVHQGLDFQMDEDLNRSEDEQQAKIKCFRQPHRQIEKRRRDKMNNLIDELAAMIPTCQPMTRKLDKLTVLRKAVQHLKALKAGSGSADAARKPSILPHDDLRHLLLRVADGFLLVVSCDRAKILFISESVSKILSFSRVELTGQSLFDLIHPKDISKVKEQLSSSELNNHQRLIDAATGVPVQADTPVTTSHLSTGARRSFFCRMKHSRVEGKHKDKRTLPTASIKKDSRRYCTLHCTGYMRSWPRSDLDSEADAEKDASGLTCLVTMCRVQAHASHQPPKDVKIKPTEFVTRCAIDGKFTFVEQQATTVIGYLPQEILGTSCYEYFHQDDLQHLVEKHRQVLRSKEKLETKCYKFKTKSGPYVSLQSQWFSFTNPWTKEAEFIVSSNRVVSGPSHTKDDEAAGSSRGPQEESKQIHIIPGLTSGVGKMMYAGSLGSQIANELIDSYRANSSPSSSMSSPFGAAQSVLESPQAGRSLSRREDEAGSLSESKAEAVPSVSESTGEPSQQDLDSMLVPGLSSFSSDEVAMAVIMSLLETDVNMGQSEDFDDLHWPF from the exons ATGTCGGACGGAGCCTCCGGGGGGACCGCGGAGCGCCTGGCAG GTGGCAACGCGGCGGAGGAAGGGCCGAGCCAAGCGGGCGTTTTGCTGCCTGCCGCCGAGCTGCCAAAGAAGCGCAAGGGTGATGTGGAGGACACGATGGACGTCCTTGTGCA CCAGGGTCTTGACTTCCAAATGGATGAGGACCTCAACAG aTCAGAAGATGAGCAGCAAGCCAAAATTAAATGCTTCAG GCAGCCTCACCGCCAGATTGAGAAGCGGCGGCGAGACAAAATGAACAACCTCATCGATGAGTTGGCCGCCATGATCCCCACCTGTCAGCCTATGACCCGGAAACTGGACAAACTCACTGTGCTCCGAAAAGCCGTGCAGCACCTAAAGGCCCTTAAAG CCGGTTCTGGCAGCGCTGACGCCGCCCGCAAGCCCTCCATCCTGCCTCATGATGACCTCAGACACCTTTTGCTCAGG GTTGCTGACGGCTTCCTGTTAGTTGTGAGTTGTGACCGAGCAAAAATTTTGTTTATCTCCGAGTCTGTCTCCAAGATCCTCAGCTTTAGCAGG GTGGAGCTGACAGGCCAAAGTCTGTTCGACCTCATCCACCCCAAAGACATCAGCAAGGTGAAGGAGCAGCTGTCGTCGTCAGAGTTGAACAACCACCAACGCCTCATCGATGCTGCCA CGGGCGTCCCTGTTCAAGCGGACACCCCCGTCACAACGTCGCACTTGTCCACTGGAGCCAGACGCTCCTTCTTCTGCCGCATGAAGCACAGTCGAGTGGAGGGAAAGCACAAGGACAAGCGCACGCTGCCCACTGCTTCCATTAAGAAAG ACTCAAGAAGATACTGTACCCTCCACTGCACCGGATACATGCGCAGCTGGCCCAGGAGCGACCTGGACTCGGAGGCCGACGCCGAGAAGGACGCGTCGGGCCTCACCTGCCTGGTGACCATGTGTCGCGTGCAGGCCCACGCGTCTCACCAGCCCCCCAAAGATGTCAAAATCAAGCCCACCGAGTTTGTGACTCGCTGTGCCATCGACGGCAAGTTCACTTTTGTAGAGCAACA agCGACGACGGTCATCGGTTACCTCCCGCAAGAAATTTTGGGCACGTCTTGTTACGAGTACTTCCACCAGGATGACCTGCAGCACCTGGTGGAAAAACACAGGCAAG ttcTGCGCAGCAAAGAGAAGCTGGAGACAAAGTGTTACAAGTTCAAAACAAAATCTGGTCCCTACGTTTCACTCCAAAGTCAGTGGTTTAGTTTCACAAACCCGTGGACCAAAGAAGCTGAGTTTATCGTGTCGTCAAACCGGGTCGTCTC GGGGCCCAGTCATACAAAAGACGATGAAGCTGCAGGCAGCTCGAGAGGTCCTCAGG AggaatcaaaacaaatacacattatTCCAGGCCTCACAAGTGGTGTGGGCAAAATGATGTACGCAGGCAGCCTCGGGAGCCAAATTGCAAATGAACTCATCGATTCCTACAG GGCAAACTCGTCTCCGTCAAGCAGTATGTCCAGCCCGTTtggagcagcccagagtgtaCTAGAATCCCCGCAAGCCGGCAGAAGT CTGTCTAGACGAGAGGATGAAGCGGGAAGTTTATCAGAGTCGAAGGCGGAGGCGGTCCCCAGCGTTTCGGAAAGTACAG GCGAGCCGTCCCAGCAGGACTTGGACAGCATGCTGGTGCCGGGCCTGAGCAGCTTTAGCAGCGACGAGGTGGCCATGGCGGTCATCATGAGCTTACTGGAGACGGACGTCAACATGGGTCAGTCGGAGGACTTTGACGACTTACACTGGCCCTTCTGA
- the LOC133472009 gene encoding basic helix-loop-helix ARNT-like protein 2 isoform X5, whose amino-acid sequence MSDGASGGTAERLAGGNAAEEGPSQAGVLLPAAELPKKRKGDVEDTMDVLVHQGLDFQMDEDLNRSEDEQQAKIKCFRQPHRQIEKRRRDKMNNLIDELAAMIPTCQPMTRKLDKLTVLRKAVQHLKALKAGSGSADAARKPSILPHDDLRHLLLRVELTGQSLFDLIHPKDISKVKEQLSSSELNNHQRLIDAATGVPVQADTPVTTSHLSTGARRSFFCRMKHSRVEGKHKDKRTLPTASIKKDSRRYCTLHCTGYMRSWPRSDLDSEADAEKDASGLTCLVTMCRVQAHASHQPPKDVKIKPTEFVTRCAIDGKFTFVEQQATTVIGYLPQEILGTSCYEYFHQDDLQHLVEKHRQVLRSKEKLETKCYKFKTKSGPYVSLQSQWFSFTNPWTKEAEFIVSSNRVVSRGPSHTKDDEAAGSSRGPQEESKQIHIIPGLTSGVGKMMYAGSLGSQIANELIDSYRANSSPSSSMSSPFGAAQSVLESPQAGRSLSRREDEAGSLSESKAEAVPSVSESTGEPSQQDLDSMLVPGLSSFSSDEVAMAVIMSLLETDVNMGQSEDFDDLHWPF is encoded by the exons ATGTCGGACGGAGCCTCCGGGGGGACCGCGGAGCGCCTGGCAG GTGGCAACGCGGCGGAGGAAGGGCCGAGCCAAGCGGGCGTTTTGCTGCCTGCCGCCGAGCTGCCAAAGAAGCGCAAGGGTGATGTGGAGGACACGATGGACGTCCTTGTGCA CCAGGGTCTTGACTTCCAAATGGATGAGGACCTCAACAG aTCAGAAGATGAGCAGCAAGCCAAAATTAAATGCTTCAG GCAGCCTCACCGCCAGATTGAGAAGCGGCGGCGAGACAAAATGAACAACCTCATCGATGAGTTGGCCGCCATGATCCCCACCTGTCAGCCTATGACCCGGAAACTGGACAAACTCACTGTGCTCCGAAAAGCCGTGCAGCACCTAAAGGCCCTTAAAG CCGGTTCTGGCAGCGCTGACGCCGCCCGCAAGCCCTCCATCCTGCCTCATGATGACCTCAGACACCTTTTGCTCAGG GTGGAGCTGACAGGCCAAAGTCTGTTCGACCTCATCCACCCCAAAGACATCAGCAAGGTGAAGGAGCAGCTGTCGTCGTCAGAGTTGAACAACCACCAACGCCTCATCGATGCTGCCA CGGGCGTCCCTGTTCAAGCGGACACCCCCGTCACAACGTCGCACTTGTCCACTGGAGCCAGACGCTCCTTCTTCTGCCGCATGAAGCACAGTCGAGTGGAGGGAAAGCACAAGGACAAGCGCACGCTGCCCACTGCTTCCATTAAGAAAG ACTCAAGAAGATACTGTACCCTCCACTGCACCGGATACATGCGCAGCTGGCCCAGGAGCGACCTGGACTCGGAGGCCGACGCCGAGAAGGACGCGTCGGGCCTCACCTGCCTGGTGACCATGTGTCGCGTGCAGGCCCACGCGTCTCACCAGCCCCCCAAAGATGTCAAAATCAAGCCCACCGAGTTTGTGACTCGCTGTGCCATCGACGGCAAGTTCACTTTTGTAGAGCAACA agCGACGACGGTCATCGGTTACCTCCCGCAAGAAATTTTGGGCACGTCTTGTTACGAGTACTTCCACCAGGATGACCTGCAGCACCTGGTGGAAAAACACAGGCAAG ttcTGCGCAGCAAAGAGAAGCTGGAGACAAAGTGTTACAAGTTCAAAACAAAATCTGGTCCCTACGTTTCACTCCAAAGTCAGTGGTTTAGTTTCACAAACCCGTGGACCAAAGAAGCTGAGTTTATCGTGTCGTCAAACCGGGTCGTCTC CAGGGGGCCCAGTCATACAAAAGACGATGAAGCTGCAGGCAGCTCGAGAGGTCCTCAGG AggaatcaaaacaaatacacattatTCCAGGCCTCACAAGTGGTGTGGGCAAAATGATGTACGCAGGCAGCCTCGGGAGCCAAATTGCAAATGAACTCATCGATTCCTACAG GGCAAACTCGTCTCCGTCAAGCAGTATGTCCAGCCCGTTtggagcagcccagagtgtaCTAGAATCCCCGCAAGCCGGCAGAAGT CTGTCTAGACGAGAGGATGAAGCGGGAAGTTTATCAGAGTCGAAGGCGGAGGCGGTCCCCAGCGTTTCGGAAAGTACAG GCGAGCCGTCCCAGCAGGACTTGGACAGCATGCTGGTGCCGGGCCTGAGCAGCTTTAGCAGCGACGAGGTGGCCATGGCGGTCATCATGAGCTTACTGGAGACGGACGTCAACATGGGTCAGTCGGAGGACTTTGACGACTTACACTGGCCCTTCTGA